One Triticum dicoccoides isolate Atlit2015 ecotype Zavitan chromosome 4B, WEW_v2.0, whole genome shotgun sequence genomic window carries:
- the LOC119291747 gene encoding xyloglucan galactosyltransferase KATAMARI1 homolog, giving the protein MRQLAKPGAAKGQPRRAVVGAKEKAVAGSFRRLCFAAVLAVTFFLYYRFSQLDDPCRGRYIHVYPLPPRFNTDMTRDACRGDNNGGGRWPAGICESIDNAGLGRPLADPADGVLTGEDGWYGTRQLALDIIFHNRMKRYECLTNHTVVATAIFVPFYAALDFARYAGQDNVTRDAASVDLAEWLKWRFLDDRQRPQDGHDNFLVAGRTARDLARDGGNSGGPNWGTNLLARPVGRNLSVLVLESSLAPNASEFAVPYPTYFHPRTDADVFGWQDRVRGLQRKWLMAFVSDKPRGTDNAATATIHDHVMAQCKASDACGHLQPDPDCATGTDHGHCHSPVKAMRLLQSATFCLHPPPGGSPPSYTRRWVFDAMVAGCIPVFFHPASAHLQYRWHLPEDHAKYSVFIPEAGVRAGTASIEAVLRAISASTVARMRGEVVRLIPQVVYADPRGKLETVKDAFDIAVDGMLDRVARLRH; this is encoded by the coding sequence ATGCGTCAGCTAGCCAAACCCGGCGCAGCCAAAGGGCAGCCGCGCCGGGCCGTCGTCGGAGCCAAGGAAAAGGCGGTGGCCGGCTCATTCCGGCGGCTGTGCTTCGCTGCCGTCCTCGCGGTAACCTTCTTCCTGTACTACCGTTTCTCACAGCTCGACGACCCGTGCCGGGGACGGTACATCCACGTGTACCCGTTGCCACCGCGCTTCAACACCGACATGACGCGCGACGCCTGCCGCGGCGATAACAACGGCGGCGGGCGCTGGCCCGCGGGCATCTGCGAGTCCATCGACAACGCCGGCCTCGGCCGGCCGCTCGCGGACCCGGCCGACGGCGTCCTCACCGGTGAGGACGGGTGGTACGGCACGCGCCAGCTCGCTCTCGACATCATCTTCCACAACCGGATGAAGCGGTACGAGTGCCTCACCAACCACACCGTCGTGGCCACCGCCATCTTCGTGCCGTTCTACGCCGCCCTCGACTTCGCCCGCTACGCCGGCCAAGACAACGTGACGCGGGACGCCGCGTCGGTCGACCTGGCGGAGTGGCTCAAGTGGCGGTTCCTGGACGACCGGCAACGGCCCCAGGATGGCCACGACAATTTCCTCGTCGCCGGGAGGACGGCGCGGGACCTGGCGAGGGATGGCGGCAACTCCGGCGGCCCGAACTGGGGCACGAACCTCCTCGCCAGGCCGGTCGGCCGGAACCTGTCGGTGCTCGTCTTGGAGTCGTCGCTGGCGCCGAACGCGAGCGAGTTCGCCGTGCCGTACCCGACCTACTTCCACCCCAGGACAGACGCCGACGTGTTCGGGTGGCAGGACAGGGTGCGCGGCCTGCAGCGGAAGTGGCTCATGGCGTTCGTCTCCGACAAGCCGCGGGGGACGGACAACGCAGCAACGGCGACCATCCACGACCATGTCATGGCCCAGTGCAAGGCGTCGGACGCGTGTGGGCACCTGCAGCCGGACCCGGACTGCGCCACCGGGACCGACCACGGCCACTGCCACTCCCCTGTCAAGGCCATGCGGCTGCTCCAGAGCGCGACCTTCTGCCTGCATCCACCGCCAGGCGGCTCACCCCCGTCGTACACGCGGCGGTGGGTTTTTGACGCGATGGTGGCCGGGTGCATCCCGGTCTTCTTCCACCCGGCGTCAGCGCACCTGCAGTACAGGTGGCACCTCCCCGAGGACCACGCCAAGTACTCAGTGTTCATCCCGGAGGCCGGCGTCCGGGCGGGCACGGCGAGCATCGAGGCCGTGCTCCGGGCGATCTCGGCGTCGACGGTGGCGCGGATGCGGGGGGAGGTGGTTAGGCTCATCCCGCAGGTGGTCTACGCCGATCCCCGGGGGAAGCTGGAGACTGTCAAGGACGCCTTCGACATCGCCGTCGACGGGATGCTCGACAGGGTGGCAAGGCTCCGGCATTAA
- the LOC119294012 gene encoding flowering-promoting factor 1-like protein 5, with the protein MAAGGVWVFRKDGVMELEREVSSRKALVYVPANETMRSLRALERRLGLLGWERYYEDRAVVQLHRRDGSLDLISLPRDFARFRSVHMYDVVVKNRGHFKVVDL; encoded by the coding sequence ATGGCGGCGGGCGGCGTGTGGGTGTTCCGGAAGGACGGGGTGATGGAGCTGGAGCGGGAGGTGTCGAGCCGGAAGGCGCTGGTGTACGTGCCGGCGAACGAGACGATGCGGTCGCTGCGGGCGCTGGAGCGGCGGCTGGGGTTGCTGGGATGGGAGCGCTACTACGAGGACCGCGCCGTCGTGCAGCTCCACCGCCGCGACGGCAGCCTCGACCTCATCTCGCTGCCGCGAGACTTTGCGCGGTTCCGCTCCGTCCACATGTACGACGTCGTCGTCAAGAACCGAGGCCACTTCAAGGTCGTCGACCTCTAA